DNA sequence from the Coffea arabica cultivar ET-39 chromosome 11c, Coffea Arabica ET-39 HiFi, whole genome shotgun sequence genome:
GATGTTGATAATCATCTAGATTAAAATTATTACACTCATAGGGAGATGATGAGCATAATTAAAGCAGAAGTAAGGCAAATAATGTAGTTCTTATGTTCACCATTCAATTTAacatgaaaatgatttttttaaacAATCTTCAAGTCTCTGTAAACTTTGTTTGATATTTCTGTCTCCCTCTTGTTTGTCTACTACACATGGTGGTATTCTCTCTAAAGTCTTGGAATGCTACTTATTTTTCAATGGTACATGAAAATTCGCTTATTATTTTTTCATAGAAACTGAAAGCTCATAGCTAATTGCTTCCTGCATGATGGCTTAGGCATTTTGAGGATGTTGACAGTCCAGCCACATCTTTTAACTGATAAAGGTTATTTAGAACACACTATCAAGTATGCTATCAGCTGTGGAGTAATAGACCAGTGGCTACAGGCACGGAAACTTGGTTACCCTGCTAAAGAAGGTATGGAAGATGATGTTATTCCTGATTCGAATGGGATAAGGTCCATAACAGAAAAAGAATTTCGAACATTGGTGCGTGCGAGCTGATGCCATTGATACTCCAGTCATTAGGATCGTTTATTTCATATGATTCTGACAAGCTAAATTTTGCCATTCTTTTAAAGTAAACATTGTCTTTTGTTTCAAATCATCCCTTTTAGTCACTGCTACAGTTGCGCACGTAAGTTTGTGCTAGCGTTTGAGTGCTGTACACTCACAGCATCAAAACATCAAGCTTTACTTAGTCAAGATTCTCTAGTTAATGCAGTGCCCTGCCTCAAATGTAACTTCTGTTTCTTCCTTTTGACTTTCAGAGAGAATGAACGAATATTTGGTTGGCAAACAAGTTGTATCTTTCTCTGTCACATTTCATGGGCTAATAATGTACATCAGATCTTGGACTATCTGGTAGTCTTTTgtttatgtgtatatatatatatatatctgaagTCATATATATCTGAACTTATATCTGAAGTCTTttgttcatataaatatatcTGAAGTCAATTCGAGGATGGGGTGAATAATAGTTAGATGGTGTGGTTTTCTGTTAACAagttcacctttttctcttcatgTGTACTCTTTTGAATAGAGCCAATGTTGTTTAGCCATTGCATTATAAGAAAAGTCAAGGCTAATACTGCAACGTTTTTCATGGTACAGCAGTTAAGAGGGATTTGTGAACAATTACTTCAACAACCAAACTAGACAGGGGATTGGTCAGCGATTACTTGAACAAATCAACTAATTACACACAAATTAATAGCTTGCGTGTTTAATCTAGATTTAAATATCTTTAAACTAGCACAACCAAAACCCAATTGCCAACAGAATTTTTAGATGTTTCAATTTCTTGGACATGAACATATGaagtcaattaaaaaaaaaactaagataGGGCAGTGCATATGCTTTCAGTAATTGTTTCCTTTGCCTCTTTTCATATTTAGCCATTAgactgcgttggctaaagctaCAACAAAACGAGTTGTATCCACCTTCAGGCGGTGTCCACAGCATTATTGAACTGAAAAGAGGAGAGGGTTTGTGTTTAATGGAAAAGAATTGCTTCTATGTTTGGATAAGCTAATACAAGTATTCATGAAACCAGCCCAGGTAGCTTCTAGCCGAATTTTCCAACCTTCAAGTACTCCTAATGTTACCTACTTACCAAACAAGGTAACATTTTGTGTCAAGAGCCAACATTTTATTGCTTTCTCTAACAAAATGGATAATCACACTTACAAACCCCTTCCAAGAAGTATGCAGGCCAGAAAATGAGGAAGAGACTAATCCAAGACTAAGAGCTCCTTCTTAACTGTCTAAAACAAGAAACAGAAAAAGACAGATCCCTAGAGGAAATGTGAATCAACAACGTTCCATATCCTTCACTACATACAGACATACATTTAGACAAGACGTGCCAGGCCCTACTCGGAAAATTTTGTGCCGTCGAGTTTTGATGCCGCTGCCTTGTCCAGAAACCACACCAAATTCCCCTTGGTTGGCTGGACCAGCTTTGCAGGCAATGACGGATGGTCAGGCTCAACATCATCAACTACTAAGTGCACAGCATCTGCTTTACTGCCACCAGTGACAACCACAGCCACATTGGAGGCAGAGTTGATCACAGGCAAAGTAAAGGTGATCCTCTCAGGTGGGGGCTTGGGTGAGTCGGTGATGAAAGTCACCCACTGTTCTTTTTCATCAAGCACTGAGTGACCGGGAAAGAGCGACGCGACATGCCCATCAGGACCCATCCCCAAAAGGATCAGATCAAACTTTGGGCAGTCACAGATATCAGAAACATTGATTACACGAGTCCTCACAAGCTGCCTGATGACAAACTCGTAGTCCTCAGCAGCTTTTTCTGCTGATACAGTATCATTGATAGAATGCACATGGCTTGGAATAACAGGGACCTGATAATGAAACACATAGTTAAAATCATGCTGGAATGAGAAAACAATAGAATAGGAGAAGAACATTATGCTTTCCTACATCGGACTGAGAAATATGATAAATGTCAATAAACACACATCCAACTTGGCAAGTTTTGTGAGAGCAACAACAAAGCAAAGATAAGCTGTAGCATAAAGTTGCAACGCATAGATGCAAGTGACAACAATATGAAGCAAAAATGCTTACAGTTTCTTTCCATTTATGTCCCATGGCACGCCAATTCATAAGAAAACTCAAGTAACTGTTGCCATAACAAACAGGAAGTTTTTTTTGCCCCTCCTTATAAGAACAAAGGGGAGCCTTATTAGGTTGCAGTAACAAATTAAAGTTAAACAACATTTGGAAGAATTTGTTTCCCCTACAAGAATAAATTTCCTCAAAAGAAATCAATATGATTTCCCAAAACCAAAACAAGAGGGTTGCAGATGTGTTCCTTGCACCAGTAACCATTAGGACATATGACATGCATTGCCCTAGTTTGGGATATATTTGCCAAGATTATTCACCAAGCAACATAATTGAGAATAATTGAGAATCCTCAAGATTTTTCACCTTCAAGATCTTTGACATCATCCTAAAACCAAAATACCACCTGTGCCATATCCGATACTTTACATGTGCCCAAAAATTTTGGGTCACATTCTACGCAAGAAATTAAAGCGATgacaatactttttttttttttggcccatCTCCACTGGCATATATCCATCTTCTCTTGTCAAGGTAGCAGGGATAAAAGTCGTAGATCATATTAACCCTGAAAAGCCAAAGCATAATCAGTGCACTTAATACCTTATAAAATCAGTCATAGTACTTTTAATTCTGATGAACTCTCTTTATATCCTGTTCTCTGAACGCCACTTAGATCTCTCATGATTATACAACTTCACAAACTAGAGCAGTGACAACCTGGTCTCTCCATATGTGGTAATTAATGTAGTACACAGTATAGAACACAATTGATAAAATCATGAAGGTTCTTGATACTACAGAACCCATGCCATGAATATGGAAAGGGGATTTGTCATTCAAACTACTGGTCTACCCTCCCCTGAGAAGTTAAAAGGTCCGCTTACGTTGTTTTGCAGCTTCCATTAATAAGCATCACTGTGTTAGACAATGATAACGAGGAATCCCATTCATTACCTAGTTCTTCTCTCTCTTCACATTTCTATCTGCATCAAACGTGTGTCACTAAAAGCTAGTCAAGCGCAAAATTGTCTAACAACAAATTGACCACAAAGCAAGTGATGACATTAAATTAGATTGGTTTTCCTCCCAATGACAAATATTAAGGCATATTTGGAGTGAAGATATCTCTAAAACAGAAGAACCAGGAGCACTTTGTGAAATAAATCTAACATAAATTTAACTTATTTATGGGAAATACATCATGGTCGGAATGTATTCCCCTTCCGTAGAAGCCTAGGATAATGCCATGGAACTACCATTACAAAAAAGGAGCCTATCATCCTTTTCACAATAAGCCGAAGGAAAATTTACACAGCCCTCCTGCATATGTGAAAACCAAGGTAGTTAGATAACcttaatatatacacatactCCTTTCCATTAACAGCTGTCAGGTCCCCAATTTGATGTACCCAATTTTCGTACATCAAGCTTCACCATAACACAAAGGGACCAAATTTGTCATGCGACATAGAGTCGAAACTTTTCATAACCATTTACGAACGTGTTGTAAATCAATAATTGGTGATGCACAAGCATGATAAATACATACTGTATCGACAATTCAATGACGTTCATCTTTGCCACTTGGCAGCTTTTATGGCAAAACGTAATAAAAGGCAATTATTGCCGCTAACAGGGAAGCACTCTGTTCCCTAAATAAGCAGTCAACAAAACTCTTAGCCACCAGATATTTTAgctaaaagaatatttttgtcatCAAATGTTAGCCAACAGATATTCaactaaagaaaacaaaatatgaCTCTGTGATCTTATCCACTTTAATTATTTCCAGTTACAAGCAAAATCAGAAAGTTTGCGGTAAAGGAGATCATACTTTGTATGCATCATTCAGAGGCAGAGAAGAACATTCTCGTGCATAAGCCTTAGAAGGTTACTAATTTAATGGACAATCACATGCAGATTTTCATACTTTGCTCAGAGCTTACCTTGGACAGAATGCCATCCTTTGCCAGCTTATAATTGCTATCAGCATGACTCTTTGCCACCACGCGTTCATCAGCCCAAAATATataccacttggcccaatcaACAGTCTTGTTATAAGGAGCCTCACATAGTTTACTGCCAAAACAGTTAAATCATGTAAAGGAAGGGAAGAAAAACAAATACACAGAATAGGAATATACAATATCTATACCATATCAGACTAATTAGGGAGCCACCAGATAAAGCAATGGCAAACACTCCACGTTCTTTCACAGAATTCTCTGATAATTCTGCAATATAGTCTGCCAGATCAGTACTTAGTTCATCTGTATTTTCGTAAATTTTCAGTTctcttccatcctttttagCCCCACAAAGTGCCATGCTTCTGACAACAAAATGAAACACAGCCCCTCTGCATAAACAAAAACAACAGGAACTAAGATCAGTCCTGATGAAACATGCAATATCAAGACATCTCCCATACATAAACAGAACCCAAAAGGAACCAGGATCAGTCCTAACTAAACATGCAACAACAACTGCCTACTCAACATTCACAAAATTGAACAGAAACATGCTTCTTAGCATATATCCTGTCCAAGTGAGAAAAAAATAAACTTTTGGATCATCACAACTGAAAATGACAATCGAGCAAGCATTCTTGCACTCGCGCACAATAAAGTCAAAAGCACCGCCGGAATTTTTTGGCATTAGCACTAATTCTCACAACAATAATCCAATTCATAATTCTTGAATGACAAACACAAGAAAGATAGCATCAACAACATCTAGACTACACTGCATGTCGAGTTAAATTACCAAATTCTTGCTGGAAGCTACAATGTTGATCAACAATGGATCAACCCCTCTTCAAGAAAATCTCATACATGCATATTATGAAATATGCAATTTTAAACAATTTTAGCCAAAACCCAGATCAAAAAACCATCCCAATTCACATTGCATCACATTGACAAACTCCATTTCAAAGATCATAAagttgaaaaaaggaaaaaaaatacttcaaatattgaTATGTGAGCTTATTATGATAAATAAGCACAAGTATTTTATGTTTCTCTGCTGAAACTAAACTaaagcaattaaattaaggGAGAAGGAGAGGAAAGGAGATGCTTACAAagtaggagagagagagagagagagagagacggtAGAGAAGGAAGAAACTGACGAAGGTGGAAGAAGATGGGTATCAACACTCTGTTTATATATGCCCATAAAATACAGCAatatatttttatgattttatagCTTAAAAACAGTGCAAATGTAATCTGATATGTacattttgttgttttgtaccACCAAATAATATATCAATTTTCTAATCAGAATAGAAGAATTTACCTTCTGGACTTCCACGTGCATCCAATGATCGTGACAAAACACACTCTCGGAACACTTACCTGCACACAGAGAAACACAAACTGATACTACAATCTAGAAAGTAAACGGATAAATGACCAGAGAgaaagattgaagcaagaaatattttcagtgaCCCTTTTGTCAGACAGGAGGTAAAATATATACTAAAAAGATTGAAAAGAATAAACCCTCTCAGTTTCCCTAGATTCTCTTCCCCGTATTTTCTATACAGTAATAcattttttttgagtaaatttttttatatagtgTCAAAGTACAATTTTTTGTTTACCTTAGTAAGTTTAGATCATATCACATAAAAAATTTACCGTAGTGTAAATGAATTTAAATCTATACATATAGCATATACTCATAGGAAAAAATTACTATAGTGTAAATGAATAAAAAGTCAACACACTGTCAGTACATAAAAATTTAGTCCATATTCTTTTGCACAAATTTACATAAAAAATTTATGATAAATCTTTTATATGCTGACAGTATATGCATTAATGGGTTTAGATGCATAtcacatatataaaatttaatatttaaatttaaattcagatAATATGTCATTCATCCAACCTGATCAGTATATACACTAACAGTATATGAAAGATTAATTCAAAAAGTTAaagtaaatattatatatactgacaATGTGTATACAATTATGGTTGGATGCATGAAACAtgagcaaaatttgaattttaaatttaaattcagatAATTTGTCATGCATTCAATAGTAATAATGTATACACTGcagtgtataaaagattaatttgAAAAGTTAATCCATATTTTTTGTATAAATTTACATTGTCAGTGTAGAATTTCATGTTTAAATCATACCACATAATgtgaattcaaatttgaaattcaaattataCTCATATAGCATACAGTCACAGCTGTTAGTGTTAAAAAATCACTATACTATTAGCGCACTcttgtttgaattgctattttttggggtttttgtttaaaaaaaaatatactgtGACGATTTAATATATATGAGGTAAAAGTAATTGGAAAACgcaaaaattttccaaggaaaATGGCTTTTCAAACAAGGctaaaagagttttttttttttttttaaatgtgttTTAGGTAGGGAGTAAAAGGAAGTTAAGTGGGCTACATCTCATCtttttaccccaaaaaaaattactctcatatagctttgtttggattgggctttatttctcaaaatttatttgcttacatcatcattacaatttccaatacacctttttacctttccaattacctttttatctcacatacatcacatcacaaaaagtgctacagtaaaaatatctctaataattcacaatccaaacagatcATTATTAGATTAAGTATTGAAGGCATACATGTTCAAATAGAAGTTTGACAAAGTGTTGTAGTAGCTTGcacacttcaaaaaaaaaaaggcttgcACGCTTCACAGAGTACTTTATTCTAGGGGTGGTGATATTTTTCGCTTTAGTTTACTTCATCTTCTTACATTAGCTatctttctcaaatttcttattACTTTGTGAGCactttcctttttgtttctttaaacATTATATGGTATCCATCCTTGTTGCTTTAGCTTTTGGTAAATTTTCATGGGTATGTCCCCCTAAAACCAGTTGATGGACCATTTTTTATATGTGTCGCCCTTTATTGTATTCTTGGTTTTATTTTTGACCATTCAAGACTCTGCCCTTTTGGAATCTTGATCAACTTAAAAAACTATATGAtaatatttgatttttctttctctttttcctcctctTGGATTGGGGAGGGGGCTTAATTTTTGAATTGCCTGCAGGCTGCTTCTTCTACTTCTTTTTTAATAGCCATTGAGGGCATAAGGATTATGGAAGAGAACTATGGAAAGCTTGATATAAAGAATTAGCAAGAGATAGTATTagccattattattatttttccgATAACGATAACAGTTGTATAACCTATTTTATCATAATCTACGGAAGAAAGCTAGTAGGTATGCAGACATAACTAGACCAAAGGGGGTGTTATGGTAcctctcttgaaatttttttttttttttttttttgttgttgcagGTGGGGGTTTGAGCTAAGCTCAGTGGTTGAGATAGGATTAGCCATTAGGTGTGTGAAAAAAGTTGAGCAACTAAATAATGCAGTGAAACATTTCAATCTACCAATTGATGGGTACATTTAAAAAGATGGCATGCCATAGTAGTGGCAGTTCCATGAATTGGCTTAATTATTAAACAGTTATAAATACGCTAGTAATGGTTGAAGTTGACATTGAACAGATGGATTAGGTCACAATCAATGCAATTGCTAATTCAATTTGACGCTTAGATTGCATTGAATAGAGTGGGTCGAGTTTTTTTGCCACACTAATCTTCTTTCAGAAAAATATATCTGAGATGATGtacttcttttatattttattccCATAGCCATGCTTTCTGCTTAATTACATCCACACCGTGGATAAAATTGCCATTGAAGATGAACTAAATTCTGACGCGTTCTATGTTGGAGAGAATGTCAATCATAAGATTATCCATCTCTAATAAATTTTGATGCATATTAAATTCTTTACTAAATATGTGATCCCCTTCAACACTTTTAAGCAAACCAAGcccacaaagaaaaaaaaaaagaaaatttaacataaaataattggaggaaatacaaaaatttaattagaaaaaggaaaatcggCACCATAAATAGGTGAACTGtatgaaacaaaattataaTCTCCAAGaattatatattaaatatactataatcaataataaatcaatcaatcaaCGGATACATGACTAATTCCCATAAATAAAatgttagaaaaaaaatttctggtaAGCTGGCTTGTTTGGATAGCCATTTGAAAAATGGTCTTGTttttcgtgaacacattttcctatcacatttttacctcacatacatcaaatcgctacagtaattttccaacgaaaaattcatgaaaaatgcaattcaaacacaTTAGCTTTTCACCGCGCACATGACATGAGGTGAGCAATTATATTAACGGGCACCATTAATAATATTCAAAATGTCATAAAAGTTTTATAAACCCCAAAAaatagagataaaaaaaaatgaaataatgagaATGGATGGAGATATCAAACCTTCTTATCTGTTTCACATTTGTGGTTTGGAGTTTGTGGCGATAGAGTTACGTTAGAAAGGGAACACACTCAGTTGGTACTGACTTTTGAACTATTAAATAATCATCAAGGATTGAGTTTGAAACTTATCTTAGGTCCTATGAGTAGGTGTTTGGCTTGAGAAAATCcacaaggaaagaaaggaaaaaaaaaagagtaatggAAGGGAGAGAGGACCAAAAAATAGAATAATCAGAATTGACAGAGAGATATGGACGTTATTTATTTCATATTTGTGGTTTGGAGTTTGTGGCGATGGTCGCATTAGAAAGAGAATAAAATTTGTAAgtgaattatttttttttttaactactaAGATTCTTATAATTCCCTTTCTGCTTAGACTTTGTAAAAGATTAGGTGtggaatttcctttttcatcatTGCTCCCTCAATTTGCTGCCTTCTAATGTTCTGCCATTGTTTTGAAAGTGAATTATGCCATTTCAATCCATACCTATTCCCATATGCTTACAAAACCAACTTTATGTCACCTATCTTGGAGTCTGTAGCGAAGATGTCATATCAATCCATCAGTTCTTCAGTTCAGCTGACCTCCACCATCCATCCACccaggccaaaaaaaaaaaaaagggtttggaACAATGATGAAAACGTCAAGAGCAGAAGAGTTTTGGAATCTCAAGCAATAAACCTCATCCAGCAGCAGAGGCAAAATGGAGAGGCTCAAAGTAAAAGATGTGTAAAGTTCCCAACTAATCAGAACCCCATATCATGACAAATCAAGACTTGCATACCCCAGTTTGGGGAATCTCTAGCATTACCCTTATCATACCATGACATTAGCTGATGGCCCATTTCTTTGAACACATTGCTAACTCCATTTGAGGGGAGGCACGAGCCATCACCATTGTCTTGGCTGATAACTTATAGTGGCAATTCTCTTCTTGGTTCTTACTGtcataattattattataaaccaaaaaaagaagaaaaggaggagGCCCATAGCTCTGCACTCTCTCTGTTTTTGTTCAAGACATCCAAGTTTCAAATCCTGTCCAACTACTCCAAGATCTCAAAAGGCCAATTATTTGACTGATCTTTGTTACAACAATGTGGCACAAATTCTTCAAAACTTGAAGCCGGTGATCAACTTAGATTACTTAGATTCACACAAATCTCAGGTCACCACCAGCAGCGAGTTGTGAATACCTGATTTTTTAGGAGATTTTGATTTATCTTTACCAGCTAAGTTAATACGCATCAGCAAGATACGTGTCTGCTATCCCTTCTGAAATAGGTTGAATATTTTAATTATAGTTGAGCAAGCCCTTAATGTTCTTTTCAGTGTTATGTTCCTAGACTTGGTTTTGGACCATTAACACTAGCGACTGCTCAATCACAATCATATGCTCTAAAACTGTATTCTTGGTTGAAAATGATCATTGCAAAAGAGAAAATGGAAGGCAGTAAGAAATTCCTCGTTCGGTTTGGGTCAGATTTATGCTGTGGGTCCATATTGATAAGACGTTCATTACTGAATATTTATATCGCCCTCTCCTCTCTCTTGTCATTTTGCAAGTGTACTGGTAAATGAATCCTCTGCAAAAATTCAATTCCCATCTAATCCGCTTTGCACCCCTCCACCAATAATGTACAAACAGGACACGCTCCAGTAAATGAAATCAACAAGTTAATTCACTCTATCTTCATTTGTTGTGTTAATATCATCCACAGTATGCTGTCGTGCTATTAAAACTGATAATTGCAGGTCTTCTGCATCTGTGTTTCTGTATTGCTTAAGTGTGTGTTTCTGTACATCATTCAATAAAAGGTTCTGATTATCATGAGAATATTGAAAAATGACAACTATCAAGCAATTTTCTATTCGGTTCTTTTGTCTAAATTGGCACTTTCTTACTCCTGTTCTCTTAACTTGTGATGCAGTAAAACTGGATATTTTTGAATGGTCATAATTAAAGTGTCTTTTCTGATTTTCGTACGACGCATGCCTTAATTTTTGGAGCTCAACCATGAAGCTATCCAATCCAACATCGATCGGCAAGAGATTAGGCAGGATAGGATATACGATCTTGTCTTCTTTCAAAATTTCTCCCCTACTTCATTTCTACCAATAATCCCACTTTTTAGTTGTCTTCATCTGGTGAGCATTGTAGTTATCGAAGAATACGTATCACTAATGTCCCTCTCCAATTTTTAAACCTCGGAAAATGATGCTAGCTTCATTTTTCTACAACAAATTGATTGCCATAAATGTGCTGATTCTTCCAAACGCTCGTAGTACTATCTGATTTCAACTACAAATTTGATGAAACTAGAAAAGTGTTTTGAGGGTGAAGCAAGATAAGACATTATCTTTGGGATGGATGGAAGGAGCTGAATTTGGTGGCCCAACACAGTGAGTTCGCCATGCTAGTTTTACATGGGTTTTCATCTTTAGTACGTCTGAAATtccattttgttttgttt
Encoded proteins:
- the LOC113717345 gene encoding probable 6-phosphogluconolactonase 1 isoform X1, which produces MGIYKQSVDTHLLPPSSVSSFSTVSLSLSLSPTLGAVFHFVVRSMALCGAKKDGRELKIYENTDELSTDLADYIAELSENSVKERGVFAIALSVNYVRLLITRLLIGPSGIYFGLMNAWWQRVMLIAIISWQRMAFCPRVNMIYDFYPCYLDKRRWIYASGDGPKKKKVPVIPSHVHSINDTVSAEKAAEDYEFVIRQLVRTRVINVSDICDCPKFDLILLGMGPDGHVASLFPGHSVLDEKEQWVTFITDSPKPPPERITFTLPVINSASNVAVVVTGGSKADAVHLVVDDVEPDHPSLPAKLVQPTKGNLVWFLDKAAASKLDGTKFSE
- the LOC113717345 gene encoding probable 6-phosphogluconolactonase 1 isoform X3; protein product: MALCGAKKDGRELKIYENTDELSTDLADYIAELSENSVKERGVFAIALSVNYVRLLITRLLIGPSGIYFGLMNAWWQRVMLIAIISWQRMAFCPRVNMIYDFYPCYLDKRRWIYASGDGPKKKKVPVIPSHVHSINDTVSAEKAAEDYEFVIRQLVRTRVINVSDICDCPKFDLILLGMGPDGHVASLFPGHSVLDEKEQWVTFITDSPKPPPERITFTLPVINSASNVAVVVTGGSKADAVHLVVDDVEPDHPSLPAKLVQPTKGNLVWFLDKAAASKLDGTKFSE
- the LOC113717345 gene encoding probable 6-phosphogluconolactonase 1 isoform X4 — translated: MALCGAKKDGRELKIYENTDELSTDLADYIAELSENSVKERGVFAIALSGGSLISLICKLCEAPYNKTVDWAKWYIFWADERVVAKSHADSNYKLAKDGILSKVPVIPSHVHSINDTVSAEKAAEDYEFVIRQLVRTRVINVSDICDCPKFDLILLGMGPDGHVASLFPGHSVLDEKEQWVTFITDSPKPPPERITFTLPVINSASNVAVVVTGGSKADAVHLVVDDVEPDHPSLPAKLVQPTKGNLVWFLDKAAASKLDGTKFSE
- the LOC113717345 gene encoding probable 6-phosphogluconolactonase 1 isoform X2; protein product: MGIYKQSVDTHLLPPSSVSSFSTVSLSLSLSPTLGAVFHFVVRSMALCGAKKDGRELKIYENTDELSTDLADYIAELSENSVKERGVFAIALSGGSLISLICKLCEAPYNKTVDWAKWYIFWADERVVAKSHADSNYKLAKDGILSKVPVIPSHVHSINDTVSAEKAAEDYEFVIRQLVRTRVINVSDICDCPKFDLILLGMGPDGHVASLFPGHSVLDEKEQWVTFITDSPKPPPERITFTLPVINSASNVAVVVTGGSKADAVHLVVDDVEPDHPSLPAKLVQPTKGNLVWFLDKAAASKLDGTKFSE